From one Kiloniellales bacterium genomic stretch:
- a CDS encoding enoyl-CoA hydratase-related protein produces the protein MNETVLSEVADGVAWLTLNRPDSLNALNPEMIDGLLAALPEIERDPAVRCLVIRGAGDHFMAGGDLKAFSENLHQPPEARRRHFEDLIHRLHPAIVCLRRMPKPVLVSVQGAAAGFGLSLVLAADLAVAAEDSYFTLAYSLIGTSPDGGATYHLPRIVGLRKAMEIALLGDRFSASRAKKLGIINWVVPPGALEPETAGLAKRLAEGPTAALGRTKALLAESFDRSLEEQLSLEAESFAASAATEDFAEGVGAFVAKRKAAFKGR, from the coding sequence ATGAACGAGACTGTCCTGAGCGAGGTCGCTGACGGCGTCGCCTGGCTTACGCTCAACCGCCCGGACTCGCTCAACGCGCTGAACCCGGAGATGATCGACGGGCTGCTCGCGGCCCTGCCCGAGATCGAGCGGGACCCGGCGGTTCGCTGCTTGGTGATCCGCGGCGCGGGCGATCACTTCATGGCCGGCGGCGACCTCAAAGCCTTCAGCGAAAACCTGCATCAGCCGCCCGAAGCGCGCCGCCGTCATTTCGAAGACCTGATCCATCGCCTCCACCCCGCCATCGTCTGCCTGAGGCGCATGCCGAAGCCGGTGCTGGTCAGCGTGCAGGGCGCCGCGGCGGGTTTCGGGCTCAGCCTGGTGCTGGCGGCCGACCTCGCGGTCGCCGCAGAGGACTCCTACTTCACCCTGGCCTACAGCCTGATCGGCACGAGCCCCGACGGCGGCGCCACCTACCACCTGCCGCGCATCGTCGGCCTGCGTAAGGCCATGGAGATCGCCCTGCTGGGCGACCGCTTCTCGGCCTCCCGGGCCAAGAAGCTGGGCATCATCAACTGGGTCGTGCCGCCCGGCGCGCTCGAGCCGGAGACCGCCGGTCTGGCGAAACGCCTCGCCGAGGGGCCGACGGCGGCGCTCGGCCGGACCAAGGCGCTGCTGGCCGAATCCTTCGACCGGAGCCTGGAGGAACAGCTCAGCCTCGAGGCCGAGAGCTTCGCGGCCTCGGCCGCGACCGAGGACTTCGCCGAGGGCGTCGGCGCCTTCGTCGCGAAACGCAAGGCCGCGTTCAAGGGACGATAG
- a CDS encoding Hsp20 family protein yields MTRLSLFNSPLFLGFDQVEAALDRVSKHGADGYPPYNVEQLGENRLKITLAVAGFSSEDLQVQIEDNQLMIRGRQADDPERVYLHRGIAARQFQRSFVLAEGIEVIGASLENGLLSIELERPLTEPQVRTIDIVSSAGSGRAEVIDGKAKAAPRKSGAKTA; encoded by the coding sequence ATGACCCGATTGTCGCTCTTCAACAGCCCCCTGTTTCTCGGTTTCGACCAGGTCGAAGCTGCCCTCGACCGTGTGTCCAAGCACGGCGCGGACGGCTACCCGCCCTACAACGTCGAGCAGCTGGGTGAGAATCGCCTCAAGATCACCCTGGCCGTGGCCGGCTTCTCTTCCGAAGACCTGCAAGTCCAGATCGAGGACAATCAGCTCATGATCAGGGGCCGGCAGGCCGATGACCCGGAGCGGGTCTACCTTCACCGCGGCATCGCCGCGCGACAGTTTCAGCGCTCCTTTGTCCTGGCCGAGGGCATCGAGGTGATCGGCGCGTCGCTGGAGAACGGTCTGCTCAGCATCGAGCTCGAGCGGCCGCTCACGGAGCCGCAGGTCCGCACGATCGACATCGTGTCGTCCGCGGGCAGCGGCCGCGCCGAGGTCATCGACGGCAAGGCGAAGGCGGCGCCCAGGAAGTCGGGCGCCAAGACCGCCTGA
- a CDS encoding DUF1150 family protein, which translates to MRESTQTPQFSQQDFRVLGMNDLAYVRSIKVDGASAFAVHAADGRQVAVLPTREQAYAAVLQHEMTPVEVN; encoded by the coding sequence ATGCGCGAATCGACGCAGACCCCCCAGTTCTCCCAGCAGGACTTCCGGGTGCTCGGCATGAACGACCTCGCTTACGTCCGGAGCATCAAGGTCGATGGAGCCAGCGCCTTCGCGGTCCACGCGGCCGACGGCCGGCAGGTCGCAGTCCTACCCACCCGGGAGCAGGCCTATGCGGCCGTCCTTCAGCATGAAATGACTCCCGTTGAAGTGAACTGA
- the ptsN gene encoding PTS IIA-like nitrogen regulatory protein PtsN: MEIRDLIVPQGVVAKLHVTSKKQALQELAKRAADLTGQPERSIFEVLIERERLGTTGVGNGIAIPHGKLPGLDRLYALFARLDKPIDFDAIDEQPVDLICLLLAPETAGADHLKALARVSRLLRDAAICEKLRGTDKSEALYALLTEASTSHAA, translated from the coding sequence ATGGAAATTCGCGATCTAATCGTCCCGCAAGGGGTCGTGGCCAAGCTGCACGTCACCAGCAAGAAGCAGGCGCTGCAGGAGCTGGCGAAGCGGGCGGCCGACCTGACGGGGCAGCCGGAGCGCTCGATTTTCGAGGTCCTGATCGAACGCGAGCGCCTGGGCACCACCGGCGTCGGTAACGGCATCGCCATTCCTCACGGCAAGCTGCCGGGCCTCGACCGCCTCTACGCGCTCTTTGCACGCCTCGACAAACCGATCGATTTCGATGCGATCGACGAGCAGCCGGTTGACCTGATCTGCCTGCTGCTGGCGCCCGAGACCGCCGGCGCGGACCACTTGAAGGCCCTGGCCCGCGTGTCCCGCCTCCTGCGTGACGCCGCGATCTGCGAGAAGCTGCGCGGCACCGACAAGTCCGAGGCGCTCTACGCGCTGCTTACCGAAGCCAGCACTAGCCACGCCGCCTAG
- the raiA gene encoding ribosome-associated translation inhibitor RaiA, with product MQLTVKGKQLDVGQVLRDHVDDSLNRMLGKYFGDAIEARVTFAREAHGYRTQISAHVGRNILLEAHGEADDPYPAFDVAADRLSKRLRRHKRRLRDHHKPPAQIDDETLPAQQYILADLDEESDSPESQGETPDQPMVIAEMTTEIPSLTVSEAVMRMDLSDQSALMFRNPAHGGLNMVYRRRDGNIGWLDPRGNRRS from the coding sequence ATGCAGCTCACCGTAAAAGGTAAACAGCTCGATGTCGGCCAGGTCCTACGCGACCACGTGGACGACAGCCTGAACCGTATGCTGGGCAAGTATTTCGGGGACGCCATCGAGGCACGGGTCACCTTCGCCCGCGAGGCGCACGGCTATCGCACGCAGATTTCGGCGCATGTCGGCCGCAACATCCTGCTCGAGGCGCACGGCGAGGCCGATGATCCCTACCCCGCTTTCGACGTGGCGGCCGACCGCCTCTCCAAGCGGCTGCGGCGCCACAAGCGGCGCCTGCGCGATCACCACAAGCCGCCGGCGCAGATCGACGATGAAACGCTGCCGGCGCAGCAGTACATTTTGGCCGACCTGGACGAGGAGTCGGACTCGCCGGAAAGCCAGGGCGAAACCCCGGACCAGCCCATGGTCATCGCCGAGATGACGACCGAGATCCCCAGCCTGACTGTCAGCGAGGCGGTGATGCGCATGGATCTGTCGGACCAGTCGGCCTTGATGTTCCGGAACCCGGCCCATGGCGGCCTCAACATGGTCTACCGGCGCCGCGATGGAAACATCGGCTGGCTCGACCCCCGCGGTAATCGCCGCTCGTAA